The Humulus lupulus chromosome 4, drHumLupu1.1, whole genome shotgun sequence genome has a window encoding:
- the LOC133832157 gene encoding cyclin-P3-1-like has translation MKPPWVLSLLSSILEKSIQINELQLEATKAKGVLTIFHGLRAPSLSIRQYVDRIFKYSSCSPSYFVVANIYLDRILKNTEIHLTSLNVHRLLITSVMLATKFMDDAFFNNAYYAKVG, from the exons ATGAAACCACCCTGGGTCTTATCACTTCTCTCCTCAATCCTTGAGAAATCCATACAAATAAATGAGTTGCAGTTGGAGGCAACAAAGGCTAAAGGTGTTCTTACCATATTTCACGGTCTAAGAGCACCTAGTTTAAGCATTCGCCAGTACGTTGATCGCATCTTCAAGTACTCCAGTTGTAGCCCCTCTTACTTTGTTGTTGCAAACATCTATTTGGACAGAATTCTCAAGAACACAGAGATTCACTTAACATCTCTCAACGTTCACAGGTTGCTAATCACCAGTGTAATGCTGGCAACAAAATTTATGGATGATGC ATTCTTTAACAATGCATACTATGCTAAAGTGGGATGA